The Myxococcales bacterium nucleotide sequence TAACCATACGGTCGAAGATTTCCTGCTGTTCCATAATTATTCAGCGGGTTTATTCCGCGCTGCCACGTAAGCCGCCAAACTGCGAAGATTGCGAAAAATGGCGTTGTTGCTGTTATCACTCGCAGTGATACGTACGCCATACCGCTTGTTAATCGCAGTCGCGAGTTCAAGAGCATCGATGGAGTCGAGGCCCAGTCCCTCGTTAAACAATGGCGACTCCGGATCGATATCATCCGGGTTTACATCCTCCAGCATGAGCGCTTCCACAATAAAATGTTTCAGCTCGTCTTCAAGGTCCATTGCCGCTGGGCCTGGTTTATAGCGCATCAGGCTTCCTTTGACTATTGGTGCGTGTTTCTGGCGGTTTCAAGAGCCTGCTGCCCTTCGATGTATGCCCGGGCAAGCCTTAAAATGGACTTGGAATGGCGTGGGTTTCCATGGGTATCGACAGGTTCGATCAATGCGCCGGCCGTCAGTGTCAGCTGGATAGGCCGCTCCGGAATATCCCACCACGCTTGACCGCGTTTTAGCGCCGCAGGCTCTGCGCGTATGTA carries:
- a CDS encoding acyl carrier protein (Involved in the biosynthetic pathways of fatty acids, phospholipids, lipopolysaccharides, and oligosaccharides), with product MDLEDELKHFIVEALMLEDVNPDDIDPESPLFNEGLGLDSIDALELATAINKRYGVRITASDNSNNAIFRNLRSLAAYVAARNKPAE